Proteins encoded by one window of Manis pentadactyla isolate mManPen7 chromosome X, mManPen7.hap1, whole genome shotgun sequence:
- the LOC118913303 gene encoding long-wave-sensitive opsin 1: MAHQWGPQGLTGGQPQANFEDSTQASIFTYTNSNTTRGPFEGPNYHIAPRWVYHLTSAWMVFVTIASVLTNGLVVVATMRFKKLRHPLNWILVNLAVADLAETLIASTISIVNQIYGYFVLGHPLCVVEGYTVSLCGITGLWSLAIISWERWLVVCKPFGNVRFDAKLAIAGITFSWAWAAVWTAPPIFGWSRYWPHGLKTSCGPDVFSGSSYPGVQSYMVVLMSTCCIMPLSVIVLCYLHVWLAIRAVAKQQKESESTQKAEREVTRMVVVMVLAYCLCWGPYTLFACFAAAHPGYAFHPLVAALPAYFAKSATIYNPIIYVFMNRQFRNCLLQLFGKKVDDSSEFSSTSKTEASSVSSVSPA; this comes from the exons GCCCTTTTGAAGGCCCCAATTACCACATCGCTCCCCGATGGGTGTACCACCTCACCAGCGCCTGGATGGTCTTTGTGACCATTGCTTCTGTCCTCACTAACGGTCTTGTTGTGGTGGCCACCATGAGATTCAAGAAGCTGCGCCACCCTCTGAACTGGATCCTGGTGAACTTGGCTGTCGCTGATCTGGCAGAGACCCTCATTGCCAGCACCATCAGTATTGTGAACCAGATCTATGGCTACTTCGTGCTAGGCCACCCTCTGTGTGTTGTGGAGGGCTACACCGTCTCTTTGTGTG GGATCACGGGTCTCTGGTCTCTGGCCATCATTTCCTGGGAGAGGTGGCTGGTGGTCTGCAAGCCCTTTGGCAACGTGAGGTTTGATGCCAAGCTGGCCATCGCAGGCATCACCTTTTCctgggcctgggctgctgtgtggACAGCCCCACCCATCTTTGGCTGGAGCAG GTACTGGCCCCATGGCCTGAAGACTTCCTGTGGCCCGGATGTATTCAGTGGCAGCTCATACCCGGGGGTGCAGTCTTACATGGTTGTCCTCATGAGCACATGCTGCATCATGCCACTCAGCGTCATAGTGCTCTGCTACCTGCATGTGTGGCTGGCCATCCGAGCG GTGGCGAAGCAGCAGAAAGAATCCGAGTCCACCCAGAAGGCGGAGAGGGAGGTGACAcgcatggtggtggtgatggtccTCGCATACTGCCTCTGCTGGGGGCCCTACACCCTCTTCGCCTGCTTTGCCGCTGCCCATCCTGGCTACGCTTTCCACCCTCTGGTGGCGGCCCTTCCAGCCTACTTTGCCAAAAGTGCCACTATCTACAACCCCATTATCTATGTCTTTATGAACCGGCAG TTTCGAAACTGCCTCTTGCAGCTTTTTGGGAAGAAGGTGGATGATAGCTCTGAATTCTCCAGTACCTCCAAAACAGAGGCCTCTTCTGTCTCTTCAGTGTCACCTGCATGA
- the TKTL1 gene encoding LOW QUALITY PROTEIN: transketolase-like protein 1 (The sequence of the model RefSeq protein was modified relative to this genomic sequence to represent the inferred CDS: deleted 1 base in 1 codon; substituted 1 base at 1 genomic stop codon), producing the protein MKTEKDRNVNILAWKIGVVLPQAKELIGTRKACGLTLAKLGCASNRVIVLDGDTKASTFSDVFKKEHPEQFTECFSAKQNMVCVVLGCTICCQTIAFAGTFAAFLTQVFDQIQMGGISQTTINLTGSHXGLSVGTLPPSQMALRDLAMLRAIPNCTIFYPGDAVSTEHAVLLAANTKEMCYIQTSRPECVVIYTPQEKFEIGKAKVRPSVLQLTTALLFSGCNTLYEALAAAEDLSKQDISVCVIDLFTVKPLDVATITASAKATGGQVTTVEDHYPEGSIREAVSAAVSMEPDILVHQLAVPGVPPSGTPSELRNMFGIRARHIKDL; encoded by the exons atgaagacagagaaggacaGAAACGTGAACATTCTGGCCTGGAAGATTGGAGTGGTGCTGCCACAAGCTAAGGAACTG ATAGGTACTCGGAAAGCATGTGGTTTGACACTGGCTAAGCTGGGTTGTGCAAGTAATAGAGTCATCGTGCTGGATGGTGACACCAAAGCCTCCACATTCTCTGACGTATTCAAGAAGGAGCACCCTGAGCAGTTCACCGAGTGTTTTAGCGCCAAGCAAAACATGGTGT GCGTGGTGCTGGGATGCACCATCTGTTGTCAGACCATTGCTTTTGCTGGCAC ttttgCTGCCTTTTTGACCCAAGTATTTGACCAGATCCAGATGGGAGGCATCTCTCAAACCACCATCAACCTTACTGGGTCCCACTGAGGGTTATCTGTTGGTAC ACTGCCCCCCTCCCAGATGGCCCTGCGGGATCTGGCCATGCTCCGAGCCATTCCCAACTGCACTATTTTCTATCCAGGTGATGCTGTCTCGACAGAGCATGCTGTTCTCCTGGCAGCCAATACCAAG GAGATGTGCTACATTCAGACCAGCCGGCCAGAGTGTGTGGTTATTTATACCCCACAAGAAAAGTTTGAGATAGGAAAGGCCAAGGTAAGGCCTTCAGTTCTCCAGC TAACCACAGCACTTCTGTTTAGTGGGTGCAATACTCTGTATGAAGCTTTAGCAGCTGCTGAAGATCTTTCCAAGCA AGATATTTCTGTCTGTGTCATTGACCTGTTCACTGTTAAGCCCCTGGACGTTGCCACCATCACAGCCAGTGCAAAAGCCACAGGCGGCCAAGTTACCACAGTGGAGGATCACTACCCAGAAG GTAGCATCCGGGAGGCCGTCTCTGCAGCT GTCTCCATGGAGCCTGACATCCTGGTCCATCAGCTGGCAGTGCCAGGAGTGCCTCCGAGTGGGACACCAAGTGAGCTGAGGAATATGTTTGGAATCCGTGCCAGGCACATCAAAGACCTATAG